One genomic window of Streptomyces sp. NBC_01276 includes the following:
- the dapB gene encoding 4-hydroxy-tetrahydrodipicolinate reductase, translating to MSKLRVAVLGARGRIGSEAVKAVEAAEDMELVAALGRGDKLEALAEAGAQVAVELTTPDSVMDNLDFLIGHGIHAVVGTTGWTEDRLARLDTWLAASPETGVLIAPNFSIGAVLTMKFAVQAARYFESVEVVELHHPKKVDAPSGTATRTAQLIAAARAEAGLGAQPDATATALDGARGADVDGVPVHAIRLRGLLAHQEVLLGGEGETLTIRHDSLHHSSFMPGILLGTRRVTQTPGLTFGLENFLDLG from the coding sequence ATGAGCAAGCTGCGCGTGGCAGTCCTCGGCGCCCGGGGCCGCATCGGCTCCGAGGCGGTCAAGGCGGTCGAGGCCGCCGAGGACATGGAGCTGGTGGCGGCCCTGGGCCGTGGCGACAAGCTGGAGGCGCTCGCCGAGGCGGGCGCCCAGGTCGCGGTCGAGCTGACCACCCCCGACTCGGTGATGGACAACCTCGACTTCCTCATCGGCCACGGCATCCACGCCGTGGTCGGGACCACCGGCTGGACCGAGGACCGCCTCGCACGGCTGGACACCTGGCTCGCCGCCTCCCCGGAGACCGGCGTGCTCATCGCCCCGAACTTCTCCATCGGCGCGGTCCTCACCATGAAGTTCGCCGTCCAGGCCGCCCGCTACTTCGAATCCGTCGAGGTCGTCGAGCTGCACCACCCGAAGAAGGTCGACGCCCCCTCCGGCACGGCGACCCGTACGGCCCAGCTCATCGCGGCCGCCCGCGCCGAGGCCGGGCTCGGGGCCCAGCCCGACGCCACCGCGACGGCCCTCGACGGCGCCCGCGGCGCGGACGTCGACGGGGTCCCCGTGCACGCCATCCGCCTGCGCGGCCTGCTGGCCCACCAGGAGGTGCTCCTCGGCGGCGAGGGCGAGACCCTGACCATCCGTCACGACTCCCTGCACCACAGCAGCTTCATGCCGGGCATCCTGCTCGGCACCCGCCGCGTGACGCAGACCCCGGGCCTCACCTTCGGCCTGGAAAACTTCCTCGACCTCGGCTGA
- a CDS encoding M16 family metallopeptidase, with the protein MTSRSSRVTARPSSEGRAVARTQTLLKGQNGIGTVRRTVLPGGLRVVTETLPSVRSATFGIWANVGSRDETPTLNGATHYLEHLLFKGTATRSALDISSAIDAVGGEMNAFTAKEYTCYYARVLDTDLPLAIDVVCDMLTGSLIREEDVDAERGVILEEIAMTEDDPGDMVHDLFAQTMYGDSPLGRPVLGTVDTINALGADRIRRFWKKHYDPTRLVVAAAGNVDHNKVVRQVRAAFEKAGALGHTDAAPIGPRTGTKRIRTAGRVDLVNRKTEQAHVVLGMPGIARTDERRWALGVLNTALGGGMSSRLFQEVREKRGLAYSVYSYTSAFADTGLFGVYAGCRPSQVHDVLRICRDELDKVASEGLTDEEIRRAIGQLSGSTVLGLEDTGAIMNRIGKSELCWGDQMSVDDMLSRIADVTPDDVRAVAQDVLAQRPSLAVIGPLKEKQAARLDEAVA; encoded by the coding sequence GTGACGTCGCGTAGTTCGCGTGTGACGGCCCGCCCCTCTTCGGAGGGGCGGGCCGTCGCCCGTACCCAAACCCTGCTCAAGGGGCAGAACGGCATCGGCACCGTCCGGCGCACCGTCCTGCCCGGCGGCCTGCGCGTCGTCACCGAGACGCTGCCCTCCGTCCGCTCCGCCACCTTCGGCATCTGGGCGAACGTCGGCTCCCGGGACGAGACGCCCACCCTCAACGGCGCCACGCACTACCTGGAGCACCTCCTCTTCAAGGGCACCGCCACGCGCAGCGCCCTCGACATCTCCTCCGCGATCGACGCGGTCGGCGGCGAGATGAACGCCTTCACGGCGAAGGAGTACACCTGCTACTACGCCCGGGTGCTCGACACCGACCTGCCGCTGGCCATCGACGTGGTCTGCGACATGCTGACCGGCTCGCTGATCCGCGAGGAGGACGTCGACGCCGAGCGCGGGGTCATCCTCGAAGAGATCGCGATGACCGAGGACGACCCGGGCGACATGGTCCACGACCTGTTCGCGCAGACCATGTACGGGGACTCCCCGCTCGGCCGCCCCGTCCTCGGCACCGTCGACACGATCAACGCCCTCGGCGCCGACCGGATCCGCCGCTTCTGGAAGAAGCACTACGATCCCACCCGCCTGGTCGTGGCCGCCGCCGGCAACGTCGACCACAACAAGGTCGTACGCCAGGTCCGCGCGGCCTTCGAGAAGGCCGGCGCGCTCGGACACACCGACGCGGCGCCGATCGGCCCCCGCACCGGTACCAAGCGCATCCGCACCGCGGGCCGCGTCGACCTGGTCAACCGCAAGACCGAACAGGCCCACGTGGTCCTCGGCATGCCGGGCATCGCCCGCACCGACGAGCGCCGCTGGGCCCTGGGCGTGCTCAACACCGCCCTCGGCGGCGGCATGTCCTCCCGCCTCTTCCAGGAGGTCCGGGAGAAGCGCGGCCTCGCCTACAGCGTGTACTCGTACACCTCGGCCTTCGCCGACACCGGTCTCTTCGGCGTCTACGCGGGCTGCCGGCCGAGCCAGGTCCACGACGTGCTGCGGATCTGCCGTGACGAGCTCGACAAGGTCGCCTCCGAAGGTCTCACCGACGAGGAGATCCGGCGCGCCATCGGCCAGCTGTCCGGCTCCACCGTCCTCGGCCTGGAGGACACCGGCGCGATCATGAACCGGATCGGCAAGAGCGAGCTGTGCTGGGGCGACCAGATGTCGGTCGACGACATGCTGTCCCGCATCGCGGACGTGACCCCGGACGACGTCCGCGCGGTCGCCCAGGATGTACTGGCACAGCGGCCCTCGCTCGCCGTGATCGGCCCGCTCAAGGAGAAGCAGGCCGCCCGCCTCGACGAAGCGGTCGCCTAG
- a CDS encoding polyribonucleotide nucleotidyltransferase: protein MENETHYAEAVIDNGSFGTRTIRFETGRLARQAAGSAVAYLDDDTMVLSATTASKKPKDQLDFFPLTVDVEERQYAAGKIPGSFFRREGRPSEDAILTCRLIDRPLRPSFKKGLRNEIQVVATIMALNPDHLYDVVAINAASASTQLAGLPFSGPIGGVRVALIRGQWVAFPTHTELEDAVFDMVVAGRTLEDGDVAIMMVEAEATEQTIALVKGGAEAPTEEIVASGLEAAKPFIKVLCKAQADLAAKAAKPEGEFPVFLDYQDDVYAALAAAVKGELSQALTIAGKQDREAELDRIKEIAAEKLLPAFEGREKEISAAYRSLTKALVRERVIKDKVRIDGRGLTDIRTLAAEVEAIPRVHGSALFERGETQILGVTTLNMLRMEQQLDTLSPVTRKRYMHNYNFPPYSVGETGRVGSPKRREIGHGALAERAIVPVLPTREEFPYAIRQVSEALGSNGSTSMGSVCASTMSLLNAGVPLKAPVAGIAMGLISQEIDGKTHYVALTDILGAEDAFGDMDFKVAGTKEFVTALQLDTKLDGIPASVLAAALTQARDARLHILDVMMEAIDTPDAMSPFAPRIITVKIPVDKIGEVIGPKGKMINQIQEDTGAEITIEDDGTIYIGASDGPAAEAARATINAIANPTMPEVGERYLGTVVKTTTFGAFVSLMPGKDGLLHISQIRKLAGGKRVENVEDVLAVGTKVQVEIAEIDQRGKLSLIPVIDGEAAGDDADKDDSDK from the coding sequence GTGGAGAACGAGACCCACTACGCCGAGGCCGTCATTGACAACGGTTCCTTCGGCACCCGCACCATCCGCTTCGAGACGGGCCGTCTGGCCCGCCAGGCCGCCGGCTCCGCCGTTGCCTACCTGGACGACGACACGATGGTGCTGTCCGCCACCACCGCGTCGAAGAAGCCCAAGGACCAGCTCGACTTCTTCCCCCTGACGGTGGACGTCGAGGAGCGCCAGTACGCGGCCGGCAAGATCCCCGGATCCTTCTTCCGCCGTGAGGGCCGCCCCTCCGAGGACGCGATCCTCACCTGCCGCCTGATCGACCGCCCGCTGCGCCCGTCCTTCAAGAAGGGCCTGCGCAACGAGATCCAGGTCGTCGCGACGATCATGGCGCTCAACCCCGACCACCTGTACGACGTCGTCGCGATCAACGCCGCGTCCGCGTCCACGCAGCTGGCCGGCCTGCCCTTCTCCGGCCCGATCGGCGGCGTCCGCGTCGCGCTGATCCGCGGCCAGTGGGTGGCCTTCCCGACGCACACCGAGCTCGAGGACGCCGTCTTCGACATGGTCGTCGCGGGCCGCACCCTCGAAGACGGCGACGTCGCGATCATGATGGTCGAGGCCGAGGCCACCGAGCAGACCATCGCCCTCGTCAAGGGCGGCGCCGAGGCGCCGACCGAGGAGATCGTCGCCTCCGGCCTCGAGGCCGCGAAGCCGTTCATCAAGGTCCTCTGCAAGGCCCAGGCCGACCTGGCCGCCAAGGCCGCCAAGCCCGAGGGCGAGTTCCCGGTCTTCCTGGACTACCAGGACGACGTGTACGCGGCCCTCGCGGCCGCCGTCAAGGGCGAGCTCTCCCAGGCGCTGACCATCGCGGGCAAGCAGGACCGCGAGGCCGAGCTGGACCGCATCAAGGAGATCGCCGCCGAGAAGCTCCTCCCGGCCTTCGAGGGCCGCGAGAAGGAGATCTCCGCCGCCTACCGCAGCCTGACCAAGGCCCTGGTGCGCGAGCGCGTCATCAAGGACAAGGTCCGCATCGACGGCCGCGGGCTCACGGACATCCGTACCCTCGCCGCCGAGGTCGAGGCCATCCCGCGCGTGCACGGCTCGGCGCTGTTCGAGCGTGGGGAGACGCAGATCCTGGGCGTCACCACCCTCAACATGCTCCGCATGGAGCAGCAGCTGGACACCCTCTCCCCGGTGACCCGCAAGCGCTACATGCACAACTACAACTTCCCGCCGTACTCCGTCGGCGAGACCGGCCGCGTCGGCTCCCCGAAGCGCCGCGAGATCGGCCACGGCGCGCTCGCCGAGCGCGCGATCGTGCCGGTCCTGCCGACGCGCGAGGAGTTCCCCTACGCGATCCGCCAGGTGTCCGAGGCCCTCGGCTCCAACGGTTCGACGTCCATGGGCTCGGTCTGCGCCTCCACCATGTCGCTGCTGAACGCCGGTGTGCCCCTCAAGGCCCCCGTCGCCGGCATCGCCATGGGCCTGATCTCCCAGGAGATCGACGGCAAGACGCACTACGTCGCCCTCACCGACATCCTCGGTGCGGAGGACGCCTTCGGCGACATGGACTTCAAGGTCGCCGGCACCAAGGAGTTCGTCACCGCCCTCCAGCTCGACACCAAGCTGGACGGCATCCCGGCCTCCGTCCTGGCCGCGGCCCTCACCCAGGCCCGCGACGCCCGCCTCCACATCCTCGACGTGATGATGGAAGCGATCGACACGCCGGACGCGATGTCCCCGTTCGCCCCGCGGATCATCACCGTCAAGATCCCCGTGGACAAGATCGGTGAGGTCATCGGCCCCAAGGGCAAGATGATCAACCAGATCCAGGAGGACACCGGCGCCGAGATCACGATCGAGGACGACGGCACCATCTACATCGGTGCCTCCGACGGCCCGGCCGCCGAGGCCGCCCGCGCCACGATCAACGCGATCGCCAACCCGACCATGCCGGAGGTCGGCGAGCGCTACCTGGGTACGGTCGTCAAGACCACCACCTTCGGTGCCTTCGTCTCCCTGATGCCCGGCAAGGACGGCCTGCTGCACATCTCGCAGATCCGCAAGCTCGCCGGTGGCAAGCGCGTGGAGAACGTCGAGGACGTGCTCGCGGTCGGCACCAAGGTGCAGGTCGAGATCGCCGAGATCGACCAGCGCGGCAAGCTCTCCCTGATCCCCGTGATCGACGGCGAGGCCGCCGGTGACGACGCTGACAAGGACGACTCCGACAAGTGA
- the rpsO gene encoding 30S ribosomal protein S15, with translation MPLDAATKKQIIAEFGAKEGDTGSPEVQVAMLSRRISDLTEHLKAHKHDHHSRRGLLILVGQRRRLLQYLAKKDIQRFRTLVERLGIRRGAAGAK, from the coding sequence GTGCCGCTCGACGCCGCTACGAAGAAGCAGATCATCGCAGAGTTCGGTGCCAAGGAGGGCGACACCGGCTCTCCCGAGGTCCAGGTCGCGATGCTCTCCCGCCGCATCTCGGACCTGACCGAGCACCTGAAGGCCCACAAGCACGACCACCACTCCCGTCGTGGTCTGCTGATCCTGGTCGGCCAGCGTCGCCGCCTGCTGCAGTACCTGGCCAAGAAGGACATCCAGCGCTTCCGTACGCTGGTCGAGCGCCTCGGCATCCGTCGCGGTGCGGCCGGCGCCAAGTAA
- the eccD gene encoding type VII secretion integral membrane protein EccD, which produces MRIRESDAATGANQGVPQVSTAEATGFCRVTVVAPDSRIDVALPEDIAVADVYPELLRLTGQTQPVGAPTGFHLVRRSGTVLDGARTLAAQQVLDGEVLSLRPFAESLPPAVFDDVSDAVAAAVVRDRHRWSDDMLRGAGLAGAALLLVLLGFVLWYADPLRHDMHGLPGIIAGAVGVLLTAAAGVRARVYRDRGSAVALGLGGLPHLLIAGSGIVAADAGRGPGRLQFLLGCLCVLVASVALVALTPHGDAPFVAATFLAATGTLATFAAIAAEASATATAAVCAPVAIGLVAFLPGLSARFARLPIGYAAPRSATEYVEYTATPDRYETAPGLDPDAPAAPGHDQAAPLDAEQIAAQARRGHEMLLGLVGGCAAVVVGSAAVLGFSDNTWGRLLALAAGLAMLLRARLFRYTSQVVCALVAGLASVALLVLGLALHPPVDLMFDFVRYHDRGGLDLRTVWLSAAVAAGAALLAGIALVIPRKGLSPFWGRLLDLTEAAVLLSLVPLTLAVLDVYGRARSLTS; this is translated from the coding sequence ATGCGCATCCGCGAATCCGACGCCGCCACCGGCGCCAACCAGGGGGTCCCACAGGTGAGTACGGCCGAGGCGACGGGGTTCTGCAGGGTCACCGTCGTGGCTCCCGACAGCCGCATCGACGTCGCCCTCCCCGAGGACATCGCCGTCGCCGACGTCTACCCCGAGCTGCTGCGCCTCACCGGCCAGACCCAGCCCGTCGGCGCCCCCACCGGATTCCACCTCGTGCGCCGCTCCGGCACCGTCCTCGACGGCGCCCGCACCCTCGCCGCCCAGCAGGTCCTCGACGGCGAGGTGCTCAGCCTGCGCCCCTTCGCCGAGTCCCTGCCGCCGGCCGTCTTCGACGACGTCTCCGACGCCGTCGCCGCGGCCGTCGTGCGCGACCGGCACCGCTGGAGCGACGACATGCTGCGCGGGGCGGGGCTGGCCGGCGCCGCCCTGCTGCTCGTCCTGCTCGGGTTCGTCCTCTGGTACGCCGACCCGCTCCGGCACGACATGCACGGCCTGCCGGGGATCATCGCCGGGGCCGTGGGCGTCCTGCTCACCGCCGCCGCCGGGGTGCGCGCCCGCGTCTACCGCGACCGCGGCTCCGCGGTCGCGCTCGGCCTCGGCGGCCTGCCGCACCTCCTGATCGCCGGCTCCGGCATCGTCGCCGCCGACGCGGGCCGGGGTCCGGGCCGTCTGCAGTTCCTGCTCGGCTGCCTCTGCGTGCTCGTCGCCTCCGTGGCCCTCGTCGCGCTCACCCCGCACGGCGACGCCCCCTTCGTCGCGGCCACCTTCCTCGCCGCCACCGGGACCCTGGCCACCTTCGCCGCCATCGCCGCCGAGGCCTCCGCCACCGCGACCGCCGCCGTCTGCGCCCCCGTCGCCATCGGGCTCGTCGCCTTCCTCCCCGGCCTCTCGGCCCGCTTCGCCAGGCTGCCCATCGGGTACGCCGCCCCGCGCAGTGCGACCGAGTACGTCGAGTACACAGCGACCCCGGACCGCTACGAGACCGCCCCCGGCCTCGACCCGGACGCCCCCGCCGCCCCCGGGCACGACCAGGCCGCCCCGCTCGACGCCGAGCAGATCGCCGCCCAGGCCCGCCGCGGCCACGAGATGCTCCTGGGCCTGGTCGGGGGCTGCGCCGCCGTGGTCGTGGGCTCGGCCGCCGTCCTCGGCTTCTCCGACAACACCTGGGGCCGGCTGCTGGCCCTGGCCGCGGGCCTGGCCATGCTGCTGCGGGCGCGGCTCTTCCGGTACACCTCCCAGGTGGTCTGCGCCCTCGTCGCCGGCCTGGCCTCCGTGGCGCTGCTGGTCCTGGGCCTCGCGCTGCACCCGCCCGTCGATCTGATGTTCGACTTCGTGCGCTACCACGACCGCGGCGGCCTGGACCTCCGTACGGTCTGGCTCTCGGCCGCCGTCGCCGCCGGCGCGGCCCTCCTCGCGGGAATTGCGCTTGTCATCCCCCGCAAGGGCCTGTCACCCTTCTGGGGACGGCTGCTCGACCTCACCGAGGCCGCAGTACTGCTCAGCCTGGTCCCGCTGACCCTGGCCGTGCTCGACGTCTACGGCCGCGCCCGCTCTCTCACCAGCTGA
- the eccCa gene encoding type VII secretion protein EccCa, whose product MSQIVVKRPPRSLPPEVPSDELRLEAPPELPRGQQEGMLMQLLPMLGMGSSVVFFFMPGAAPFMRIMGVLMLASTVGMVIAQLVRFRRGTQGQMADVRRDYLKYLAQTRRQVRRTARAQRDAQLYLHPAPEQLWSVVAEGSRLWERRVGDADFGQARLGLGAQRLATALVAPDTAPVDELEPLTAGAMQRFLRVHSSLDGLPVALSIRAFYHVTVSGEPESARGTARALVAQLATLHSPEDLVVAVVAAPGAVPSWDWVKWLPHTQVPGQVDGAGTKRLFGDDLGELEELLGPRLEGRSRFSREVSPVLDQPHLVVVLDGGLVPPDSAFAAAEGLQGVTIVEVVAGGLDEPRGGLSVVVRPGRLRLESGAGVVYEGTPDTLSLPAAEALARQLAPLRTGGGDDDEPLLANLDFTDLLNLGDAAAVDVSRTWRPRSAGERLRVPIGVGEGGAPVMLDLKEAAQEGMGPHGLCVGATGSGKSELLRTLVLGLAVTHTSETLNFVLADFKGGATFTGMGQMPHVAAVITNLADDLTLVDRMGDSIRGELQRRQELLRSAGNYANIHDYEKARAAGAPLEPLASLVLVIDEFSELLTAKPDFIDMFIQIGRIGRSLGVHLLLASQRLEEGKLRGLDTYLSYRIGLRTFSAAESRTAIGVPDAYHLPSVPGSGYLKFGTDEMTRFKAAYVSGTYRSGGPDLSVGPFPVERRPVLFTAAPVPVVYAAPDPAYLAAGAVREDDALADTVLDVIVGRLEGQGVPAHQVWLPPLDQAPPLDQLLPALAPSAERGLHAEGYTRPGGLVVPLGLIDKPFEQRREVLYRDFSGAAGHMMVVGGPQSGKSTLMRTLISAFALTHTPREVQFYGLDFGGGGLSAVSELPHVGGIASRLDPERVRRTVAEVAGVLNRREEFFRANGIDSIATYRRRRAAGELPGEAWGDVFLIVDGWGGFRTEYEGLEPVVTDIASRGLGYGIHVVVTAARYMEVRAALKDQMLSRLELRLGDVMDSEFDRRVAANVPTGMPGRGQVPEKLHFLGALPRVDGAHDAESLSEATAAFVAAVRSGWSGPAAPGVRLLPRLLHADQLPKGGEFPERGIAIGIDETALEPVFVDFEADPFFLVFGESESGKTNLLRLIARQIADRYTPDQAKLVVGDYRRGLLGALPEEYLLEYAPMASSLQMHMEALGGVFSRRQPPTDVTPQQLRDRSWWTGPDVYIVIDDYDLVATSQGNPLAQLVEFLPFARDTGVRFIIARSSAGASRALYEPFMQRVKELGAQGVVLSGDPSEGDLLGTVRCRPMPPGRSYFVSRRRGTSLVQLGRMAGPS is encoded by the coding sequence GTGAGCCAGATCGTCGTCAAACGCCCGCCCCGGTCCCTGCCGCCGGAAGTGCCTTCGGACGAGCTGAGACTGGAGGCTCCGCCGGAGCTCCCGCGGGGGCAGCAGGAGGGCATGCTGATGCAGCTCCTGCCGATGCTGGGCATGGGCTCGTCGGTCGTCTTCTTCTTCATGCCGGGTGCGGCGCCGTTCATGCGCATCATGGGCGTGCTGATGCTGGCGTCGACGGTGGGCATGGTCATCGCCCAGCTCGTGCGCTTCCGGCGCGGTACGCAGGGGCAAATGGCGGACGTGCGCCGGGACTACCTCAAGTACCTCGCGCAGACCCGCCGTCAGGTGCGCAGGACGGCGCGGGCGCAGCGTGACGCGCAGCTGTACCTGCACCCGGCGCCCGAGCAGTTGTGGTCGGTGGTGGCGGAGGGCTCGCGGCTGTGGGAACGCCGGGTCGGCGACGCGGACTTCGGCCAGGCCCGGCTGGGTCTGGGCGCGCAGCGGCTCGCGACGGCGCTGGTGGCTCCGGACACGGCTCCGGTGGACGAGCTGGAGCCGCTGACGGCGGGCGCGATGCAGCGCTTCCTGAGGGTGCACTCCTCGCTGGACGGGCTGCCGGTGGCGCTGTCGATCCGGGCGTTCTACCACGTGACGGTCTCCGGGGAGCCGGAGTCGGCGCGCGGGACGGCCCGGGCGCTCGTGGCGCAGCTGGCGACGCTGCACTCCCCCGAGGACCTGGTGGTGGCGGTGGTGGCGGCGCCGGGCGCGGTGCCGTCGTGGGACTGGGTGAAGTGGCTGCCGCACACGCAGGTGCCGGGCCAGGTCGACGGGGCGGGTACGAAGCGGCTGTTCGGCGACGACCTCGGTGAGCTGGAGGAGCTGCTGGGTCCCCGGCTGGAGGGACGGTCGCGGTTCAGCCGCGAGGTGTCCCCGGTGCTGGACCAGCCGCACCTGGTGGTGGTCCTCGACGGTGGACTGGTGCCGCCGGACTCGGCGTTCGCGGCGGCCGAGGGTCTCCAGGGCGTGACCATCGTGGAGGTGGTGGCGGGCGGGCTGGACGAGCCGCGCGGTGGCCTGTCGGTCGTGGTGCGGCCGGGCAGGCTGCGGCTGGAGTCGGGCGCGGGCGTCGTGTACGAGGGAACGCCGGACACCCTGTCGCTGCCGGCGGCGGAGGCGCTGGCGCGTCAGCTGGCGCCGCTGCGCACGGGCGGCGGGGACGACGACGAACCGCTGCTGGCGAACCTGGACTTCACCGATCTGCTGAACCTGGGCGACGCGGCGGCCGTCGACGTGTCGCGGACCTGGCGGCCGCGTTCGGCCGGTGAGCGGCTGCGCGTGCCGATCGGCGTGGGCGAGGGCGGCGCGCCGGTGATGCTGGACCTGAAGGAGGCCGCGCAGGAGGGCATGGGCCCGCACGGGCTGTGCGTGGGCGCGACCGGTTCGGGCAAGTCGGAGCTGCTGCGCACGCTCGTGCTGGGCCTGGCGGTGACGCACACCTCGGAGACGCTGAACTTCGTGCTCGCCGACTTCAAGGGCGGTGCGACCTTCACCGGGATGGGTCAGATGCCGCACGTCGCGGCGGTGATCACCAACCTGGCGGACGACCTCACCCTGGTGGACCGGATGGGCGACTCGATCCGCGGGGAGCTCCAGCGCCGGCAGGAGCTGCTGCGCTCCGCGGGCAACTACGCCAACATCCACGACTACGAGAAGGCCCGCGCGGCGGGCGCCCCGCTGGAGCCGCTGGCCTCGCTGGTGCTGGTGATCGACGAGTTCAGCGAGCTGCTGACGGCGAAGCCCGACTTCATCGACATGTTCATCCAGATCGGCCGCATCGGCCGTTCGCTGGGCGTGCACCTGCTGCTGGCCTCGCAGCGGCTGGAGGAGGGCAAGCTGCGCGGGCTGGACACGTACCTGTCGTACCGGATCGGTCTGCGGACCTTCTCGGCGGCGGAGTCGCGCACGGCGATCGGCGTTCCGGACGCGTACCACCTGCCGTCGGTGCCCGGTTCGGGGTACCTGAAGTTCGGCACGGACGAGATGACCCGGTTCAAGGCGGCGTACGTGTCGGGCACCTACCGCTCGGGCGGGCCGGACCTGTCGGTGGGGCCGTTCCCGGTGGAGCGGCGGCCGGTGCTGTTCACGGCGGCTCCGGTGCCGGTGGTGTACGCGGCCCCGGACCCGGCGTACCTGGCGGCGGGCGCGGTCCGGGAGGACGACGCGCTCGCGGACACGGTGCTCGACGTGATCGTGGGCCGGCTGGAGGGGCAGGGGGTGCCGGCGCACCAGGTGTGGCTGCCGCCGCTGGACCAGGCTCCGCCGCTGGACCAGCTGCTGCCGGCGCTGGCGCCCTCGGCGGAGCGGGGGCTGCACGCGGAGGGGTACACCCGGCCCGGTGGGCTGGTGGTTCCGCTCGGTCTGATCGACAAGCCCTTCGAGCAGCGCCGCGAGGTGCTCTACCGGGACTTCTCCGGGGCGGCGGGCCACATGATGGTGGTCGGCGGTCCGCAGTCGGGCAAGTCGACGCTGATGCGGACGCTGATCTCGGCGTTCGCGCTCACGCACACCCCGCGCGAGGTGCAGTTCTACGGGCTGGACTTCGGCGGCGGCGGACTGTCCGCGGTGTCGGAGCTGCCGCACGTGGGCGGGATCGCCTCCCGGCTCGATCCGGAGCGGGTGCGGCGTACGGTCGCGGAGGTGGCGGGGGTCCTCAACCGGCGCGAGGAGTTCTTCAGGGCGAACGGCATCGACTCCATCGCCACCTACCGGCGGCGGCGCGCGGCGGGCGAGCTGCCCGGCGAGGCGTGGGGCGACGTGTTCCTGATCGTCGACGGCTGGGGTGGTTTCCGTACCGAGTACGAGGGCCTGGAGCCGGTGGTCACGGACATCGCGTCCCGGGGTCTGGGCTACGGCATCCACGTGGTGGTCACGGCGGCCCGGTACATGGAGGTGCGGGCCGCGCTGAAGGACCAGATGCTGAGCCGGCTGGAGCTGCGGCTCGGCGACGTGATGGACTCCGAGTTCGACCGGCGGGTCGCGGCCAACGTGCCGACGGGGATGCCGGGACGCGGCCAGGTGCCGGAGAAGCTGCACTTCCTGGGCGCGCTGCCGCGCGTCGACGGCGCGCACGACGCCGAGAGCCTCTCGGAGGCCACGGCCGCCTTCGTGGCGGCGGTGCGCTCGGGCTGGTCGGGGCCGGCGGCTCCGGGCGTACGGCTGCTGCCGCGGCTGCTGCACGCCGACCAGCTGCCCAAGGGCGGGGAGTTCCCGGAGCGCGGGATCGCGATCGGCATCGACGAGACCGCGCTGGAGCCGGTGTTCGTCGACTTCGAGGCGGACCCCTTCTTCCTGGTGTTCGGCGAGAGCGAGTCGGGCAAGACGAACCTGCTGCGGCTCATCGCCCGGCAGATCGCCGACCGGTACACCCCGGACCAGGCCAAGCTGGTCGTGGGCGACTACCGGCGCGGGCTGCTGGGGGCGCTGCCGGAGGAGTACCTGCTGGAGTACGCGCCGATGGCGAGCTCGCTGCAGATGCACATGGAGGCGCTGGGCGGGGTGTTCTCACGCCGGCAGCCGCCCACCGACGTCACTCCGCAGCAGCTGCGCGACCGCAGCTGGTGGACGGGCCCGGACGTGTACATCGTGATCGACGACTACGACCTGGTCGCGACGAGCCAGGGCAATCCGCTGGCGCAGCTGGTGGAGTTCCTGCCGTTCGCCCGCGACACGGGGGTCCGCTTCATCATCGCGCGTAGCTCGGCGGGCGCCTCCCGGGCGCTGTACGAACCCTTCATGCAGCGCGTCAAGGAGCTGGGCGCGCAGGGCGTGGTGCTGTCGGGCGACCCGTCCGAGGGCGATCTGCTGGGCACCGTACGGTGCCGCCCGATGCCGCCGGGCCGCAGTTACTTCGTCTCGCGCAGGCGCGGCACGTCGCTCGTCCAGCTCGGGCGGATGGCGGGGCCGTCCTGA
- a CDS encoding DUF397 domain-containing protein, giving the protein MGTQQEKDELYALDISGVEWQGPPGTSPDEERVEIARLPEGAVAMRSSLDRDTVLRYTAAEWEAFVLGARDGEFDLT; this is encoded by the coding sequence ATGGGCACCCAGCAGGAGAAGGACGAGCTGTACGCGCTCGACATCAGCGGCGTCGAGTGGCAGGGCCCGCCCGGGACCAGCCCAGACGAGGAGCGGGTCGAGATCGCCAGGCTGCCCGAGGGCGCGGTGGCGATGCGGTCCTCGCTGGACCGCGACACGGTGCTGCGGTACACGGCGGCCGAGTGGGAGGCCTTCGTCCTGGGGGCCCGGGACGGGGAGTTCGACCTCACCTGA
- a CDS encoding WXG100 family type VII secretion target, with translation MSGTDGHTRVRYESVQQMADRIRVVSKNILKDLDEMEAAVKVVTDTWDGEAHLEYVNLQTKYHRRADHMQQELEKVARIIEQGKGDYRATDVKASRLFTEAF, from the coding sequence ATGTCCGGCACCGACGGCCACACCCGGGTACGGTACGAGAGCGTCCAGCAGATGGCGGACCGCATCCGCGTCGTCTCGAAGAACATCCTCAAGGACCTCGACGAGATGGAGGCGGCCGTGAAGGTCGTCACCGACACCTGGGACGGTGAGGCGCACCTGGAGTACGTCAACCTCCAGACGAAGTACCACCGCCGCGCGGACCACATGCAGCAGGAGCTCGAAAAGGTCGCCCGGATCATCGAGCAGGGCAAGGGCGACTACCGCGCCACCGACGTGAAGGCCTCGCGCCTGTTCACCGAGGCCTTCTGA